Within the Pseudomonadota bacterium genome, the region TGATGCTCACTTGCACCTCGCGTCGCAGATCACCTTCGACCTTGTAGTTCGCGTCGATCGTCTCCCGGATGCGTCTGATCTCCGCGTCGCTCAGCTGCTCGGTGAGCTTGTCTTCTTGGATCTCGGCCTGGCCGCAGATCGCTTTGGCTCGAGCCTGGCCGATTCCGTAAATGTAGCGCAAGGAGATCACGATGTGCTTGCGAGCGGGGAT harbors:
- the rpsM gene encoding 30S ribosomal protein S13; amino-acid sequence: IPARKHIVISLRYIYGIGQARAKAICGQAEIQEDKLTEQLSDAEIRRIRETIDANYKVEGDLRREVQVSIKRLMDLGSYRGLRHRRGLPARGQRTHTNARTRKGPKRGVLSRRK